Proteins found in one Nostoc sp. NIES-3756 genomic segment:
- a CDS encoding amidohydrolase family protein produces the protein MSEYSKLKTSRSAAIKATLDYPIIDTDVHTNDFTPAIEDYIAQYGGAKLVDALRKSESSRLNSKSNGKDWYQQTPEERQYNRTIRSPWWARVTRNTLDLATYTLPELFYERQAEQGSDYSVLFPNNVLAPTGAGPEYRQPLQRAVNHYHADLYRKYSDRLTVVAGIPMNTPQEAIEELEFAVKTLGLKVANIPGGVKRPIKAIADKYPADQFPEIAKYASYIDFYGLDSEYDYDPFWAKVVELGVPVTTHYGSQGWTGRSSISNYMNNHIGHFADGSQAFAKALFFGGVTRRFPNLRVAMLEGGSDWGAHVYIHLVDRFSKRSLEGLQNYNPDLTNADELLDLFERYGSEFTQARSLSKEELTKTVLGSSFARHSRAPIGEELEDFGAAGIKTIEDIRDRWVNSFFFGSESDDRTIAAAFNDKANPLGVKINAIYSSDVGHWDVPDLTAPLAESWDLVREGVISEEDFKSYVFANPYKFYTQANPDFFKGTAIESKVSNIEVPQLVTA, from the coding sequence ATGAGTGAATACAGCAAATTAAAAACTTCTCGTTCCGCCGCAATCAAAGCAACCCTAGATTATCCAATTATTGATACAGACGTTCACACCAACGACTTCACCCCGGCTATTGAAGATTACATCGCTCAATACGGTGGTGCAAAACTGGTAGACGCATTACGCAAATCAGAATCTTCCCGTCTCAACTCCAAGAGCAACGGTAAAGACTGGTATCAACAAACCCCAGAAGAACGTCAATACAACCGCACCATCCGCTCTCCTTGGTGGGCAAGAGTAACCCGCAATACTTTAGACTTGGCTACTTACACCTTGCCGGAACTGTTCTATGAGCGTCAAGCAGAACAGGGTTCTGACTATTCTGTATTATTTCCTAACAACGTCTTAGCACCGACTGGCGCAGGCCCAGAATACCGTCAGCCATTGCAACGGGCTGTCAATCACTATCATGCTGACTTGTATCGCAAATATAGCGATCGCCTGACGGTAGTCGCTGGCATCCCTATGAACACTCCCCAAGAAGCGATTGAGGAGTTAGAATTTGCCGTGAAAACACTAGGTTTAAAAGTAGCGAATATCCCTGGTGGTGTGAAACGTCCAATTAAAGCGATCGCAGATAAATATCCAGCCGATCAATTCCCCGAAATCGCCAAGTATGCTTCTTATATCGACTTCTACGGTTTAGATAGCGAATACGATTACGATCCCTTCTGGGCTAAAGTCGTGGAATTAGGAGTACCCGTAACCACCCACTACGGTAGTCAAGGTTGGACTGGTCGCTCCTCTATCAGCAACTACATGAATAACCACATCGGACACTTTGCCGATGGTTCTCAAGCATTTGCTAAAGCCTTATTCTTTGGTGGAGTTACCAGACGCTTCCCGAATCTGCGCGTAGCTATGCTCGAAGGTGGCTCAGATTGGGGCGCACACGTCTACATCCATTTAGTAGACCGCTTCTCCAAACGCAGTCTAGAAGGGCTACAAAACTACAACCCAGACCTCACCAATGCTGATGAGTTGTTAGATTTGTTTGAGCGTTATGGTAGCGAATTTACTCAAGCACGTTCCCTCAGCAAAGAAGAACTGACTAAGACCGTACTGGGTTCTTCCTTCGCTCGTCACAGCCGCGCACCCATTGGTGAAGAACTAGAAGACTTTGGCGCAGCCGGAATTAAGACAATTGAAGATATACGCGATCGCTGGGTGAATAGCTTCTTCTTTGGTTCCGAGTCTGACGACCGCACCATCGCCGCAGCCTTCAACGACAAAGCCAATCCCTTGGGTGTGAAAATCAACGCAATCTACTCTTCAGATGTTGGTCACTGGGATGTACCCGACCTCACCGCTCCTCTAGCAGAAAGCTGGGATTTAGTTAGAGAAGGCGTGATTAGCGAAGAAGACTTCAAGTCTTATGTATTCGCTAATCCCTACAAGTTCTACACCCAAGCTAACCCCGACTTCTTCAAGGGAACAGCTATTGAATCCAAGGTAAGTAATATCGAAGTGCCTCAATTAGTAACAGCGTAG